GCAGCGAAGCAGAACGGAAGGGTCTCTTAATGCCCGGGCAGTCTGACAATAGAGAGATGCCTCGGCTCCACTCTGTTACGCTCGGCATGACGAAAGTATAATTGTTGTTCAATGTATCATGTAATCTGTCATTGGCACCAAAGGGCGAGATCGTCTTCTTTAAGAGTGAGATTTCTCGTTTCGCTTCGAAAGGACGACTAAAGAAAAGGTCGTCAAAACGGAAATTTGAAATGCGCCCGTTCGTTAAGAACGGCGCTGGAGCGCTGCGCAAACGGTTGCTCTTTAAAAACAGGTACGGATCCTTTTTGATCTGTGTGATTCAGGCTATCTTAGATGCCTGGTTGCCGGATGCCGATGATTGCACCAGGCCGTATCCCGGCCGATAAAGACGCGGTATTATATAAAACCCGTTCGACTCCGCGGCAGCGGGGCGGGCATAAAAATAACATACGGATGAAACGTAAAGACTTTGTAAAAAGCGCCGGGCTGGCCATGGCTTCGGTTGCCATCTTACCATCAGAAGTGGCGTTCAAACCTACGGCGGCTTCCAAACTGAAAGTGGCGATTGTTGGTGTGGGAGCCCGTGGTATCTGGCACCTGGATCTTTTATTAAAACGCGATGATGTGGAAGTGGTAGGCGTTTGTGATATCGACCCACGTTGCATTGATGCCGCCAAAGAAAAATTTTCAAAAGCAGGTAAGAAGGCGCCGGTATATTATTCTAAAGGGCCGGATGACTGGAAAAATATGTATGCAAAGAAGGGGATCGAAGCGGTGGTGATTGCAACGCCCTGGGAACTGCATAAACCCATGATCATCGGCGCCCTGGAATCGGGTATCAAATATGTAGGTACGGAAGTGATCCTCGGTATTTCTTTGCAGGATCATTGGGATGTGGTACGTGCTGCCGAACGGTATAACGGGCATGTCATGATGCTGGAAAATGTTTGCTACCGCCGCGATGTGCTGGCGGTGCTGAACATGGTGCGTCAGAACGTATTTGGAGAGCTGATGCACCTGCAGGGCGGCTACCAGCATGATCTGCGCGGCGTAAAATTCAATGATGGTAAAACGCCTTATGGAAAAGGTGCAGAGTTCGGCCATACGGATGGGTATTCCGAAGCCCGCTGGCGTACGGATCATTCCGTGTGGCGCAACGGGGATCTTTATCCCACACATGGCGTTGGACCTGTGGCGCAGTATATCAATATCAACCGCGGCAACCGCTTTGTATCACTCAATGCATTTTCAACAAAATCACGCGGCCTGCATAATTATATCGTGGATGTTGGCGGTCCTACCCATAAGAATGCCAAAGTGAATTTTAAGCTGGGCGATATCGTAACCACGCAGATCAGCTGTGTAAACGGTGAAACGGTAATCCTGCAGCACGATACCAACCTGCCACGCCCTTACTCACTGGGCTTCCGGGTGCAGGGCACCAAGGGGCTTTGGATGGATGTAAACAGCGGTATTTATGTGGAAGGGGTATCCAAACCACATACCTGGGATAAAGCCCAGGAGTGGCTGGATAAATATGATCACCCGCTGTGGAAAAAATACGGCAAGGACGCAGAAGGCGCCGGCCATGGTGGCATGGACTTTTTTGTGATCCATTCATTCATTGAATCGGCAAAACGAAAAGAGCCTACACAGATGGATGTGTATGATGCCGCCACCTGGAGTGCTATCACACCGCTGAGCGAGCATTCGATCGCGCTGGGGCATCAGACCGTAGAATTTCCGGATTTTACCGGGGGCGACTGGATGTACCGGAAGCCGGCATTTGCGCTCAATGATGATTATTAAACGACAAACTGTTCATTTAAAAAAAATGCCCGCCAT
The sequence above is a segment of the Niabella agricola genome. Coding sequences within it:
- a CDS encoding Gfo/Idh/MocA family protein translates to MKRKDFVKSAGLAMASVAILPSEVAFKPTAASKLKVAIVGVGARGIWHLDLLLKRDDVEVVGVCDIDPRCIDAAKEKFSKAGKKAPVYYSKGPDDWKNMYAKKGIEAVVIATPWELHKPMIIGALESGIKYVGTEVILGISLQDHWDVVRAAERYNGHVMMLENVCYRRDVLAVLNMVRQNVFGELMHLQGGYQHDLRGVKFNDGKTPYGKGAEFGHTDGYSEARWRTDHSVWRNGDLYPTHGVGPVAQYININRGNRFVSLNAFSTKSRGLHNYIVDVGGPTHKNAKVNFKLGDIVTTQISCVNGETVILQHDTNLPRPYSLGFRVQGTKGLWMDVNSGIYVEGVSKPHTWDKAQEWLDKYDHPLWKKYGKDAEGAGHGGMDFFVIHSFIESAKRKEPTQMDVYDAATWSAITPLSEHSIALGHQTVEFPDFTGGDWMYRKPAFALNDDY